The genome window AAACCAAAATGTAGCCCCATTTTCTGTCATAAAACTGTCAGGCGGGGTGACAGAGTAATACGTTGAATGATTGCATTGAAAGCTTGTGATTGAAAAAAAGGTTAGCGGAACACATTTCTTGCATCTTTATTTCACCTCACAGCATCTGTTATTCCTCCCCAAACATGTCAAACATGACGGATGTCTCATTGATTCTCAGATATTGATCAGGAGATTGTCTGAGCTTATTGGACGCTACAAGAAAATGACAAATGGACATCTGAGTGActacagatagacagacagtgTGTGCTGACAGGTGTGTAAGAAAACATGATGCATTCTGGGACACTGAAGAGTCCCCCTAACCATCTGTCAACACATGACCCTTACTAGTGCACATCACTCCTGACTCACANNNNNNNNNNNNNNNNNNNNNNNNNNNNNNNNNNNNNNNNNNNNNNNNNNNNNNNNNNgagagagagagagagatgttgagagagagagatgttgagagagagagagatgttgagagagatgttgagagagagagagatgttgagagagatgttgagagagagagagagatgttgagagagagagagagagagagagagagagagagagagaaacagagagagagggagagagagagagagagagagagagagagagagagagagagagagagagagagaagagacagagagagagagagagacagagagagagactgagagagagagacagagagagagagagagagagagagagagagagagagagagagagagagagagagagagagagagagagagagagagagagagagagagagagagagagagagagagagagggagagagagagagagagagagagagagagagagagagagagagagagagagagagagagagagagagagagacagagacagacagagagagagagagagagagagagagagagagagagagagagagagagagagagagagagagagagggagagagagagagagagagagggagagagagagacagagagagagagagagagagagagagagagagagagagagagagggagagagagagagagagagagagagagagagagagagagagagagagagggagagagagggagagagagagagagagagacgaggtGTCTGTAAACTCACCCGGCAGAACCCGCAGGTCAGCGTCCGTTCCGGTGCGAGAGCTGCCAGGGTTCTCGGCCAGACAGCGGTAAGTGGCCGAGTCAGGCGGTTGAACCCTGCTGACCTGCAGAGAGCCCGAGGGCAGGACCACCACTCTGCTCTCGGGGTCAAAGGTCACGGGCAGATCCTCTCTGTTCTTCTGCCAGCGCACCACAGGCATGGGCTCGCCTGTCACCTCGCAGCGCAGCAGAGCCGTGTCACCCATGTGACTTGAGACCGACTCTGTGGGGACCACCACTCGTAAAGGACCTGAGGGAAAGCAGGAGAGAGACAGCACTCAGAATGCAGGACTGTAACCAACATCAATGAGAGCAAAACCGCACCTGCTGCAGACACGAACATCATCACTCACTGTTACtttaaaagttaatttacaaacatttacatttgaacACAAGCTATCATTCCTCATACATCTGACTGACAGGAAGCCTTAAAggcccagtgaaatcaaaatggaagtttttttccttttattaataataagttAGCCTTAAAGGCGTAAATAAACTGATGTGCTCCAACgcgctgacaaaattcccatttagaagaCATAAGCCTTTaaaactgacagtctggcacGTGCTCAAAAAAAATCTAGAATTTCCATGACATCAtgctacacttcagcctctcgtcaAAGTTCTCGTCCAGTCAAATTCGCTTTAGAATTGTAAAAGTCCTGCCCCCTTCACTATGAGGATCATACGCACAAATccgctgagaaaacaaaacgtatCTGACTCATTTCAAGTCTACACAGAATGTTGTGTGTTAAGGCTCTATGGAAGAGATCAGACATCACCGTCTTGATGAGTAAGTtaaaggagaagacaaacgccagtgtcactcaccaacgtcaataacaagcttcaaatgacacatcactggtaACACTGATCTTCCAATTCTTTTCAATACACTTACACTACTGTCAGTGTGGCTATCATGctgtgaaccagaagttgcgatcgtttatacttccgtattctgacacatttccgagtaaaaaggaatttcaaaggagaaaattagtgggcgtggcttgtgtttttcactgcgaattgattggatgtgtaaaaacag of Triplophysa rosa unplaced genomic scaffold, Trosa_1v2 scaffold8_ERROPOS95132, whole genome shotgun sequence contains these proteins:
- the LOC130551322 gene encoding netrin receptor DCC-like; its protein translation is SDPPRAFIELRLVLEPQDVVTVRGGVLQLDCEARSDQGVPLISWKKDGVLLSAVVDDRRQQLSNGSLLVQNVVHSRHHRPDEGSYQCLATLEGVGAVISRTARVIVSGPLRVVVPTESVSSHMGDTALLRCEVTGEPMPVVRWQKNREDLPVTFDPESRVVVLPSGSLQVSRVQPPDSATYRCLAENPGSSRTGTDADLRVLPASNKLRQSPDQYLRINETSVMFDMFGEE